A single window of Halobacillus naozhouensis DNA harbors:
- a CDS encoding GntR family transcriptional regulator yields the protein MNLKLEDKNTLHLKVCNVLRKAILQGDFEPGQRLIQSELADSLGVSRMPIRESLRKLESEGLVKLEPHRGAIVKAMNVEDIEEIYHLRACLEKLAVEQSVPHLTAGDISELKRLMEEMEGTEDPEVFVQANISYHHLLIKRCNWNRLLSFIETLWNGFPQQTPTLLPGQMDLSNQEHQQILDAVNEKDESKAAVLVSEHIKRTGEALVNSLG from the coding sequence TTGAATTTAAAATTAGAAGATAAAAATACACTTCATTTAAAAGTATGCAATGTTTTACGAAAAGCCATTCTTCAAGGTGATTTTGAACCGGGCCAACGATTAATTCAATCTGAACTTGCGGATTCTTTGGGTGTAAGTAGAATGCCGATCCGTGAATCCCTTCGAAAATTAGAATCAGAAGGCTTAGTAAAACTCGAACCTCACCGTGGAGCCATTGTAAAGGCTATGAATGTTGAAGATATTGAGGAAATTTATCATCTAAGAGCATGCCTCGAGAAACTAGCTGTCGAACAAAGTGTACCTCATTTAACAGCAGGAGATATCAGTGAACTTAAGCGTTTAATGGAGGAGATGGAAGGTACAGAAGATCCTGAGGTTTTTGTACAAGCGAATATTTCCTATCACCATTTATTAATTAAACGTTGTAATTGGAACCGATTATTATCCTTTATTGAAACGCTTTGGAATGGCTTTCCACAACAAACACCAACGTTATTACCTGGACAGATGGATTTATCTAATCAAGAGCATCAGCAAATTTTGGATGCAGTGAATGAAAAGGATGAATCGAAGGCAGCTGTACTAGTTTCTGAGCATATCAAACGTACAGGGGAAGCACTAGTAAACAGTCTGGGTTAG
- a CDS encoding alpha/beta fold hydrolase, with protein sequence MCVTHLYSEFNQTGDYFAEAFTRTHKVFLVNLRDTGHSEKAKEPYQLSMLEAIFDLEAIREELGFNKWDFAGHSTGGMLVIYGIYYPEFLNFNVIVGAAAREYMTFSRDCIYNSEHPKFNRMQELNEAWKRKDLQQEKRSELKVERTKLSLFAPEKYNELFSLNIHIGLSAIPSLKMH encoded by the coding sequence ATGTGTGTAACCCACCTTTACTCTGAATTTAACCAAACAGGAGATTACTTTGCCGAAGCATTTACAAGAACTCACAAAGTCTTCTTAGTAAACTTAAGAGACACTGGTCACTCAGAGAAAGCAAAGGAACCGTATCAACTAAGCATGTTGGAAGCCATATTTGATTTAGAAGCTATTCGTGAAGAACTTGGATTTAATAAGTGGGACTTCGCTGGCCATTCAACAGGAGGAATGTTAGTAATTTACGGAATTTACTATCCAGAATTTCTAAATTTTAATGTGATCGTCGGAGCAGCTGCAAGGGAATATATGACATTTTCAAGAGATTGCATTTATAATTCAGAGCATCCTAAATTTAATAGAATGCAGGAACTAAACGAAGCTTGGAAACGTAAGGATTTACAGCAAGAAAAAAGAAGTGAGCTAAAAGTTGAAAGGACAAAACTGTCTTTATTTGCTCCTGAAAAATATAATGAACTTTTTTCTTTAAACATACATATAGGTTTGTCTGCTATTCCAAGTTTAAAAATGCATTGA
- a CDS encoding gamma-glutamyl-gamma-aminobutyrate hydrolase family protein, with the protein MKQLTRPVIGITSSKVNHNNIPSINLHERYIRSVIQAGGTPVVIPTGAEEGMAELWSSICSGIILSSGEDVDPNSYQAEPDPKIQKTNGKRDMLEIELVKNAQKQTKPILAICRGITMLNAALGGTVIQDIETHNSDSINHYQQAARPEPTHEIQIDNESRLYQIFNRSKIRVNSMHHQAIDQLASSLKPVAFAPDGVIEAVEGVNKTPLLWGIQWHPEEMASEDPRMVQLFKEFVAECTNKIQ; encoded by the coding sequence GTGAAACAGTTAACTAGACCTGTAATCGGGATTACCAGCTCGAAGGTTAACCACAATAACATTCCGAGCATTAATCTACACGAGAGGTATATTCGCTCTGTGATCCAGGCAGGGGGGACCCCCGTTGTTATTCCAACAGGGGCAGAAGAAGGGATGGCAGAACTGTGGAGTTCCATCTGTAGTGGAATTATTTTAAGCAGTGGGGAAGATGTTGATCCTAATTCATACCAAGCAGAACCCGATCCAAAGATACAAAAAACGAATGGAAAGCGTGATATGTTGGAAATTGAACTAGTGAAGAATGCACAGAAACAGACCAAACCGATTTTGGCCATTTGCAGGGGTATTACCATGTTAAATGCAGCCTTAGGAGGAACGGTTATACAAGACATTGAAACGCATAATTCTGATTCAATCAATCATTATCAACAGGCGGCGAGACCTGAGCCTACGCATGAGATTCAGATTGATAATGAGAGTCGGTTATATCAAATTTTCAATCGTTCAAAGATTCGCGTTAACAGCATGCATCATCAGGCCATTGACCAACTTGCCTCTAGTCTTAAACCAGTAGCCTTCGCTCCAGATGGTGTGATTGAAGCCGTCGAGGGAGTTAACAAAACCCCACTGTTGTGGGGAATTCAATGGCATCCTGAAGAAATGGCTAGTGAAGATCCAAGGATGGTGCAACTATTTAAAGAGTTTGTAGCTGAGTGTACAAATAAGATACAGTAG
- a CDS encoding PaaI family thioesterase, translated as MSDKEEKQFMIDRILDKLPDYSLEELSHVEHVLDSLEASNKSELYYFAKFLGIHWDRERAVMKLGIQHANTYGVAQGGTIYTLADFAMGYKVLSRFSGEKQVYTLEMKMNYISPGRGEELIAVPEILHTGNRTAVLTCGVKDEHSTLIAHAQGTFYIK; from the coding sequence ATGAGCGACAAGGAAGAGAAGCAGTTCATGATTGATCGTATCCTTGATAAACTCCCCGATTATTCCTTAGAAGAATTGAGCCATGTGGAGCATGTGTTAGATTCTCTGGAAGCATCGAATAAAAGTGAGCTTTATTATTTTGCGAAGTTCCTTGGTATCCATTGGGATCGTGAAAGAGCAGTTATGAAATTAGGCATTCAACACGCTAATACTTATGGTGTTGCTCAAGGAGGGACCATTTACACTTTGGCAGATTTTGCAATGGGATACAAAGTTCTTTCAAGATTCTCAGGGGAAAAGCAGGTGTACACGTTAGAAATGAAAATGAATTATATCAGCCCTGGAAGAGGTGAAGAGCTTATCGCTGTTCCCGAAATTCTTCATACCGGGAATCGTACAGCCGTACTGACTTGTGGAGTCAAGGATGAGCACTCAACTCTTATTGCACATGCCCAGGGTACGTTCTATATTAAATGA
- a CDS encoding DUF1292 domain-containing protein: MSLEKEERIIIPDENGEEHLFEVLFTFDLGQTEETYVSVVPAEQKEGEDVEVFTFRYEEKADDGDDLAIYHIESDEEWELVDEKLNTLTKE, from the coding sequence ATGTCATTAGAAAAAGAAGAACGAATTATTATCCCTGACGAGAATGGAGAAGAACACTTATTTGAAGTATTGTTCACATTTGATTTAGGTCAAACGGAAGAAACCTATGTTTCCGTAGTCCCTGCCGAACAAAAAGAAGGCGAGGACGTAGAAGTATTCACTTTCCGTTATGAGGAAAAAGCGGATGATGGGGATGATCTTGCCATATACCATATCGAATCCGATGAAGAATGGGAATTGGTCGATGAAAAGCTGAACACTTTAACAAAAGAGTAA
- a CDS encoding CaiB/BaiF CoA transferase family protein — protein sequence MRPLQGITVVSIEQAVAVPFATRQLADLGARVIKIERTGTGDFARHYDTSVNGMSSHFVWCNRSKESITLDLKDQDTKQVVDRLLESADVFVQNLAPGAAERMGFGSDVLKEKYPELIIGNLSGYGETGPYKDKKAYDLLVQCEAGLVSVTGTEDVPSKAGISAADIAAGMYVYSGILTALFQRMKTGKGTVLEISMLEALGEWMGYPAYYAGNSGKEPTRTGASHSTIYPYGPFTCGDEKTVFLGLQNEREWGHFCEVVLKQPELTDDPVFKTNSLRDENRDLLKSIIEKVFAELTSSEVIERLETAKIANARLNKVQDFYRHPQLEARDRWQEVDSPVGGIRSLKPPVTMEGFTPVMKAIPALGEHTEEILREYGFEEETINKWARAGLV from the coding sequence ATGCGACCATTACAAGGAATTACAGTAGTTTCGATCGAACAGGCCGTTGCCGTACCTTTTGCGACTAGACAACTGGCTGACTTGGGAGCACGTGTGATTAAAATAGAGCGAACGGGTACGGGTGACTTTGCGCGTCATTATGACACCTCCGTCAACGGGATGTCGAGTCATTTTGTTTGGTGTAACCGGTCGAAAGAATCGATCACCCTAGATCTCAAAGATCAGGACACCAAGCAAGTTGTAGATCGACTTTTAGAGAGTGCGGATGTGTTTGTACAAAACCTTGCTCCCGGTGCGGCGGAACGGATGGGATTCGGATCAGATGTCCTTAAAGAGAAATACCCTGAACTGATCATTGGTAATTTATCAGGTTATGGAGAGACAGGTCCATACAAGGACAAGAAGGCGTATGATTTACTCGTACAGTGTGAGGCCGGGCTTGTTTCAGTAACAGGGACAGAAGACGTTCCTTCTAAAGCTGGGATTTCAGCCGCTGATATTGCGGCAGGAATGTATGTCTATTCAGGCATACTCACCGCTCTATTCCAGCGCATGAAAACAGGGAAAGGTACAGTACTTGAAATCTCCATGCTCGAGGCTCTAGGAGAATGGATGGGGTACCCTGCCTATTATGCTGGAAACAGTGGTAAAGAACCAACCAGAACTGGGGCCAGTCACTCGACGATTTATCCCTATGGTCCTTTTACCTGTGGGGATGAAAAAACAGTGTTTCTTGGATTGCAAAATGAAAGGGAGTGGGGGCACTTTTGTGAAGTTGTTTTAAAACAGCCAGAATTGACTGACGACCCCGTCTTTAAGACGAATTCATTAAGAGATGAAAACCGCGACTTACTAAAATCAATCATTGAAAAAGTCTTTGCCGAGCTGACTTCCTCTGAGGTGATTGAAAGGCTTGAAACTGCCAAAATTGCCAACGCCCGTCTCAATAAGGTTCAGGATTTTTACCGGCATCCACAGCTTGAGGCAAGAGACCGGTGGCAGGAAGTAGATTCGCCTGTAGGTGGAATTCGATCCTTAAAGCCGCCTGTTACAATGGAAGGCTTTACCCCTGTAATGAAAGCGATTCCAGCGTTAGGAGAGCACACGGAGGAGATTTTAAGGGAGTATGGCTTTGAAGAAGAAACGATAAATAAATGGGCTAGAGCAGGTTTAGTTTAA
- a CDS encoding small nuclear ribonucleoprotein, with translation MHNNNVHEVHYENQMYPGVQGAYQDPNINQLCEKYMEYHVIGEMRGGSHVEGIITDMDENNMGMLVPEEVDSSQVNRQFGYRRRYRRYHRRRFPYLLFRTLFPYPDYYLYYY, from the coding sequence ATGCACAATAATAATGTACATGAAGTGCACTATGAAAATCAGATGTACCCAGGGGTCCAGGGAGCATATCAGGACCCTAATATAAATCAACTTTGTGAAAAATATATGGAATACCATGTTATAGGGGAGATGAGAGGCGGTTCACACGTTGAAGGTATTATCACAGATATGGACGAGAATAACATGGGAATGTTAGTTCCCGAAGAGGTTGATAGCAGTCAGGTAAACAGGCAATTTGGCTATCGAAGAAGATATCGTAGATACCATCGACGCCGTTTCCCATATCTTCTTTTCAGGACACTATTTCCTTATCCAGACTACTATCTTTATTATTATTAA
- a CDS encoding ArsR/SmtB family transcription factor — MAEETLKRSVKDTCDTFCFDEQKVDRLQPQMEKVQGVELIFKALSDATRLKIAYALTLDEELCVCDVANIIGSTKATASHHLRLLRNMRLAKYRKEGKLVFYSLADEHVHQLVSIAMIHSKEGNQTEQA, encoded by the coding sequence ATGGCAGAAGAAACATTGAAAAGAAGTGTAAAAGACACGTGTGATACATTCTGTTTCGATGAACAAAAAGTGGATCGGCTCCAACCTCAAATGGAGAAGGTTCAAGGGGTAGAATTAATCTTTAAAGCTTTGTCGGACGCTACTCGACTAAAGATCGCCTATGCCCTGACATTAGATGAAGAATTATGTGTATGTGATGTCGCTAATATCATTGGCTCGACAAAAGCTACCGCATCTCACCATTTGCGCCTTTTACGAAATATGAGATTAGCTAAATACCGAAAAGAAGGAAAATTAGTGTTCTATTCTTTAGCCGATGAACATGTACACCAACTTGTCTCTATTGCCATGATTCACTCTAAAGAAGGAAATCAGACTGAACAAGCGTGA
- a CDS encoding MaoC family dehydratase → MTVQKGWEGRFYEDFEIGDIYPHPLGRTITKTDNIWFTLLTQNTNPVHFDDVYSEQTEFGEPLVDSTFTLALVTGQSVTDLSQNVMANLGWDEVRLPNPVFEGDTIYSYSEILEKRESKSRPNVGIVRAETRGYNQNAEVVIKYKRTFMVYKREHAPEKRDELLNKVLEKKEVSHK, encoded by the coding sequence TTGACTGTACAAAAAGGCTGGGAAGGACGATTTTACGAAGACTTTGAAATTGGTGATATTTATCCGCATCCACTAGGAAGAACGATAACGAAAACAGATAATATTTGGTTCACACTGTTAACACAAAATACCAATCCGGTCCATTTTGACGATGTTTATTCAGAGCAAACTGAATTTGGAGAACCGCTCGTTGATTCCACCTTTACTTTGGCATTAGTAACTGGGCAATCGGTTACAGACCTATCCCAAAATGTCATGGCTAATTTAGGATGGGATGAGGTTAGACTGCCCAATCCAGTATTTGAAGGGGATACGATCTATTCCTATTCAGAGATATTAGAAAAAAGGGAATCAAAGTCACGCCCAAATGTTGGGATCGTTCGTGCAGAAACAAGGGGATACAACCAAAATGCTGAAGTCGTGATTAAATATAAACGAACGTTTATGGTCTACAAACGAGAACATGCTCCAGAGAAAAGAGATGAGTTGTTAAATAAAGTCCTTGAGAAGAAAGAAGTGAGCCATAAGTAA
- a CDS encoding MmgE/PrpD family protein produces the protein MVTNNLVEHILETTYEDIPDRVIEHGKKSLLNWLGVTIGAAQHKSIDILLEVSNSLGTSQQVSIFGRSIKTDLLTAVLVNGTASHVFDFDDTHLETIHHPSGPVAPVALALGEKFDLSTKEILRAFVLGCEAELRIANSVYPSHYRNGFHITSSTGVFGAAIAAGILLKLSKEKMAMALGLAGTQSFGLREMFGTMTKPFHAGKAAQNGLYAAMLVEKGFTSSSQVLEAKRGFANVYSTSHNLGRINERWGKVWEFENNTFKPFACGIVLHPSIDACIQFSEYASPDEVEEIRLRVHPYVHELTSKENPKTGLEGKFSIYHTGAIAFLEKGASENQFQDERVNAGEVVQFRKKIKPMADEQIDKDKVVATLVLKDGTTKKLVIDHAIGSLQNPLTTEMLASKFMNLSSPIIGEESSKQVIEKIMKLEKLDYIHPVIEAID, from the coding sequence ATGGTTACGAATAATTTGGTTGAACATATTTTGGAGACAACCTATGAAGATATTCCTGATAGAGTCATTGAACACGGAAAAAAGAGCCTGTTGAACTGGCTTGGCGTTACCATTGGAGCGGCTCAGCATAAAAGTATTGATATTTTACTCGAGGTCTCCAATAGTCTGGGGACTTCTCAGCAGGTATCGATCTTTGGACGCTCAATAAAAACAGATCTGTTAACAGCCGTTTTAGTTAATGGAACAGCTTCTCACGTTTTTGATTTTGATGATACCCATCTAGAGACGATCCATCACCCGAGTGGCCCGGTTGCCCCAGTGGCACTTGCGCTTGGAGAAAAGTTTGATCTCTCCACAAAGGAGATCCTTAGAGCTTTTGTTTTAGGTTGTGAAGCTGAGCTTCGGATTGCTAATTCTGTGTACCCTTCGCATTATCGAAATGGGTTCCACATTACATCCAGTACAGGCGTGTTCGGGGCGGCAATTGCAGCGGGAATTTTACTTAAGCTCAGTAAAGAAAAAATGGCGATGGCACTTGGTTTAGCTGGAACCCAGTCGTTCGGTCTAAGAGAAATGTTTGGAACAATGACCAAACCATTTCATGCCGGAAAAGCAGCTCAAAATGGATTATATGCTGCCATGTTAGTGGAGAAAGGTTTTACAAGTTCATCACAAGTGCTTGAAGCAAAGCGCGGATTTGCCAATGTATACAGTACCTCACATAACTTAGGAAGAATTAACGAGAGGTGGGGGAAAGTCTGGGAGTTTGAGAACAACACATTTAAACCTTTTGCGTGTGGAATTGTACTCCATCCTTCGATTGATGCGTGTATTCAGTTCAGTGAATATGCGAGTCCAGATGAGGTAGAGGAAATTAGATTAAGAGTACATCCATATGTCCACGAATTAACTTCAAAAGAAAATCCGAAGACAGGACTTGAAGGTAAGTTCAGTATTTATCATACAGGTGCCATTGCCTTTTTAGAAAAAGGAGCATCAGAAAACCAGTTTCAAGATGAGCGTGTGAATGCTGGAGAGGTCGTTCAGTTTAGGAAAAAAATAAAGCCGATGGCAGATGAGCAAATCGATAAAGATAAGGTCGTGGCTACGCTGGTACTAAAGGATGGGACAACGAAAAAGCTGGTGATCGACCATGCTATCGGCAGTCTGCAAAATCCTTTAACAACTGAAATGCTAGCTTCAAAGTTTATGAATCTATCTAGCCCTATTATTGGAGAAGAGTCTTCCAAACAAGTGATTGAGAAGATTATGAAACTTGAAAAGCTAGATTATATTCATCCAGTAATCGAAGCGATTGATTAA
- a CDS encoding heavy metal translocating P-type ATPase: protein MSSTEKQVQDSCCTDDHCSSKQTPQTAIDIDKRTSCCGDNDCKESNDSNNTDEQSQSTSSLETFEYQIKGMDCPSCAATIEKSLTKTKGIETVQVNYGTGKMAIGANHSSVSEQIPKQVRKLGFEAEAIPDKKNTQTYKVEGMDCGSCAMTIEKHLTKNPNVKEVSVNFSTGKMQIDHDTNQEEIIKEVERAGFGASLESKRKQQEDPSEKKQKDATTTISGILLALGFFGSFTNIAPTLITVLYAAAIVIGGYKPARSAFYAIKSGSLDMNVLMASAAIGASLIGEWFEGATVVWLFALGNTLQNRSIERTRESIRSLINLTPSEASVKIGDKMVRKPVEDVSINDTIIIKPGEKIPLDGEIMTGTSSINQAPITGESMPVDKQQGDTVYAGTVNENGSLEVTVTKLVEDTTIAKIIHLVEEAQEKKAPTQAFVDRFAKVYTPIVFGLALLVMVLPPLLGIGTWGEWVYKGLALLVVACPCALVISTPVAIVSAIGNAAKNGVLIKGGTFLEKAGAIKTIAFDKTGTLTEGKPKVSEVLVIHGNEQELVSITRTIEEHSTHPIAQAITTYAAERNIPAKNGDSFSAITGKGAQATINGVEYFAGNPKLYHEMNVSLTDLEDRIQSLQKEGHTLVVVGTRSEALGIIAVADTIRDITVQSIQNLKQVGMGEMVMLTGDNQGTAKKMATQTGVDRYFAELLPEEKVTAVKKLQEEGKSVAMVGDGINDAPALATADLGIAMGGAGTDTAMETADIVLMADNLEKLPHTISLSRRALAIIKQNVWFSLLTKLAALVLIFPGILTLWMAVLSDTGAALLVILNSMRLLKQK, encoded by the coding sequence ATGAGCAGCACAGAAAAACAAGTGCAGGATAGCTGTTGCACAGACGATCATTGTTCATCCAAGCAGACACCTCAAACAGCTATAGATATAGATAAACGAACTTCATGTTGTGGGGATAATGATTGTAAAGAAAGCAACGATTCAAATAATACGGATGAACAAAGCCAAAGTACAAGTTCATTAGAAACATTCGAGTATCAGATCAAAGGGATGGATTGTCCTTCTTGTGCAGCAACTATCGAGAAAAGTCTTACCAAGACAAAAGGGATCGAAACGGTTCAAGTCAACTACGGTACCGGAAAAATGGCTATCGGAGCTAATCATTCCTCGGTTTCAGAGCAAATCCCGAAACAAGTCCGTAAGTTAGGATTTGAAGCTGAGGCCATCCCTGACAAGAAGAATACACAAACTTATAAGGTTGAGGGGATGGATTGCGGTTCCTGTGCGATGACTATCGAAAAGCATCTTACAAAAAATCCAAATGTAAAAGAAGTTAGTGTAAATTTCTCTACAGGGAAAATGCAAATTGACCACGATACCAATCAAGAGGAGATTATAAAAGAAGTAGAAAGGGCCGGTTTTGGTGCCTCTCTAGAATCCAAGAGAAAACAACAGGAGGACCCTTCTGAAAAAAAACAGAAGGATGCAACAACAACTATTTCTGGAATCCTTTTAGCCCTCGGATTCTTTGGTTCTTTTACTAACATTGCTCCTACATTAATTACAGTGTTATACGCCGCAGCGATTGTCATCGGAGGATATAAGCCAGCTAGAAGTGCTTTTTATGCCATTAAAAGTGGATCACTAGATATGAATGTATTAATGGCATCCGCAGCCATTGGCGCATCGCTTATTGGTGAATGGTTTGAAGGGGCAACCGTTGTCTGGTTGTTTGCCTTAGGAAATACACTGCAAAACAGATCGATTGAACGTACAAGGGAATCCATCCGGAGTTTAATCAACCTTACCCCGTCTGAAGCTTCCGTAAAAATAGGAGATAAAATGGTACGTAAACCCGTGGAAGATGTTTCGATAAATGATACGATCATTATCAAACCAGGCGAGAAGATCCCACTCGATGGGGAGATCATGACAGGAACGTCAAGTATCAATCAAGCTCCCATAACCGGGGAATCCATGCCCGTAGATAAGCAACAAGGGGACACGGTTTATGCTGGAACGGTAAATGAGAATGGATCATTAGAGGTTACAGTAACTAAGTTGGTAGAGGACACGACGATTGCAAAGATTATTCATCTTGTTGAGGAAGCGCAAGAGAAAAAAGCTCCAACTCAAGCCTTTGTCGATCGCTTTGCAAAGGTTTATACACCGATTGTTTTCGGCCTTGCCCTACTCGTAATGGTTCTTCCACCGTTATTAGGAATTGGGACATGGGGAGAATGGGTTTATAAAGGTCTTGCTTTATTGGTAGTGGCTTGTCCTTGTGCTTTAGTCATTTCCACGCCTGTAGCCATTGTTTCGGCCATTGGAAATGCGGCCAAAAATGGCGTTTTGATTAAGGGTGGTACATTTTTAGAGAAAGCAGGAGCTATTAAAACCATAGCTTTTGATAAGACAGGGACATTGACAGAAGGTAAACCAAAGGTTTCTGAAGTGTTAGTTATCCATGGAAATGAACAGGAACTGGTAAGCATTACACGAACCATCGAGGAACATTCCACCCATCCGATCGCGCAAGCGATTACGACCTATGCCGCTGAACGGAACATTCCTGCGAAAAACGGGGACTCTTTCAGTGCCATTACCGGTAAAGGCGCACAGGCAACGATTAATGGCGTGGAATACTTCGCTGGTAATCCCAAATTATATCATGAAATGAATGTGTCTCTTACGGATCTGGAGGATCGCATTCAGTCTCTACAGAAGGAAGGCCACACACTAGTGGTGGTTGGTACTCGTTCAGAGGCTCTAGGGATCATTGCTGTGGCAGATACGATCCGAGATATTACCGTTCAATCCATTCAGAATCTTAAGCAAGTGGGAATGGGAGAAATGGTGATGCTGACAGGTGATAATCAAGGAACAGCCAAGAAGATGGCTACCCAAACGGGTGTGGATCGATATTTTGCTGAACTGCTGCCCGAGGAAAAGGTAACAGCTGTGAAGAAGCTGCAGGAAGAAGGAAAAAGTGTCGCTATGGTTGGAGACGGCATTAATGATGCTCCTGCCCTTGCTACAGCCGATCTTGGTATTGCGATGGGCGGTGCAGGAACGGATACAGCTATGGAAACAGCAGACATTGTCTTAATGGCAGATAACCTAGAAAAACTTCCTCATACTATTAGTTTAAGTAGAAGAGCATTAGCTATTATCAAGCAAAATGTTTGGTTCTCCTTGCTTACAAAATTAGCCGCGTTGGTTTTAATTTTCCCAGGGATTTTGACCTTATGGATGGCCGTGTTAAGTGATACGGGAGCTGCCTTACTGGTGATCCTCAATAGCATGAGATTATTAAAGCAGAAATAG
- a CDS encoding Fe-S-containing hydro-lyase, with product MSKLRISVPFTDEQTITSLKAGDQVTISGTIYTARDAAHKRMAEQVEAGEKLPFDINNQVIYYVGPTPAKPGEIIGSAGPTTSSRMDKYAPGLLDLGLKGMIGKGYRNQSVIDSIEKNNAVYFGAVGGSAALISRSIKSVEMIAYKDLGTEAIRKMEIEDFPAIVINDSQGNDWYQLALEKYHN from the coding sequence ATGTCTAAACTACGAATTTCCGTTCCTTTTACAGATGAACAGACGATTACTTCTTTAAAAGCTGGTGATCAAGTAACGATTAGCGGAACGATTTATACTGCAAGAGACGCAGCGCATAAACGAATGGCCGAGCAAGTAGAAGCTGGGGAAAAGCTGCCCTTTGATATCAATAATCAAGTCATTTACTATGTAGGACCGACACCTGCTAAACCCGGAGAAATCATTGGTTCGGCGGGGCCTACAACGAGCAGCCGCATGGACAAATATGCCCCTGGACTATTAGATTTGGGGTTAAAGGGAATGATTGGGAAAGGTTATCGAAATCAATCAGTCATCGATTCCATTGAAAAAAATAATGCGGTCTATTTTGGTGCTGTGGGAGGATCGGCTGCTCTAATTTCACGGTCCATTAAGAGTGTAGAAATGATCGCATATAAAGACCTTGGTACAGAAGCCATACGTAAAATGGAGATCGAGGACTTCCCAGCCATCGTCATTAATGATAGTCAAGGGAACGATTGGTATCAATTAGCTTTAGAAAAATATCATAATTAA
- a CDS encoding fumarate hydratase, translating to MKKVHYQDIVAHVSSMCEEANFELGEDVMNAFQSAVREEKSPMGKEVLNQLIENANIASAERVPMCQDTGVSVFLVELGQDCHIVGGSLHDALNEGVRRGYEEGYLRYSIVDDPINRKNTGDNTPSIIHVELVEGDNLTIHMTAKGGGAENMSRLQMLKPSDGLEGIKEFIFETIKIAGPNACPPLVVGVGIGGNFETCAYLAKKSLFRPVGERNSNVEVAKLEEEFMSEINQLGIGPQGMGGSTTAIDVKVETGASHIAALPVAVNLNCHASRHKKVII from the coding sequence GTGAAAAAAGTTCATTATCAAGATATAGTCGCACACGTTTCCAGCATGTGTGAGGAAGCTAATTTTGAGCTTGGCGAAGATGTCATGAATGCTTTTCAGAGCGCCGTTCGCGAAGAAAAGTCCCCTATGGGGAAGGAAGTTTTGAACCAATTAATTGAAAATGCGAACATTGCCTCTGCCGAGCGGGTGCCAATGTGTCAAGATACAGGGGTGTCTGTTTTTCTTGTAGAATTAGGGCAAGATTGTCACATTGTTGGGGGCAGTTTGCATGATGCGCTTAATGAAGGTGTACGCCGTGGGTATGAAGAGGGGTATTTGCGTTATTCAATCGTAGATGATCCGATTAACCGAAAAAACACAGGTGACAATACGCCGTCGATCATCCATGTGGAGTTAGTTGAAGGCGATAACTTAACGATTCATATGACCGCCAAAGGAGGCGGTGCAGAAAATATGAGCCGTTTGCAAATGCTTAAGCCGAGTGACGGTCTTGAGGGGATCAAAGAATTTATTTTTGAAACCATTAAAATCGCCGGCCCCAATGCCTGTCCGCCGTTAGTCGTCGGGGTAGGCATTGGCGGAAACTTTGAGACTTGTGCTTACTTGGCGAAAAAATCATTGTTTAGACCGGTTGGGGAGAGAAATTCCAATGTTGAGGTTGCTAAACTTGAAGAAGAATTTATGAGTGAAATTAACCAGTTAGGTATTGGTCCCCAAGGCATGGGAGGTTCGACAACAGCGATCGATGTGAAGGTTGAAACAGGGGCTTCGCATATTGCTGCCCTCCCTGTAGCTGTTAATTTAAATTGCCATGCCAGCCGTCATAAAAAAGTGATTATTTAG